DNA sequence from the Deinococcus humi genome:
GCGCTCAAAGATGGCGGTGCTGGCACGATCCCGCAGCTTGCCGTCGGGGCTGCCGTCGGGCTTCACGAATTCCAGGCCGATGAACAGGCCCTGGCCGCGCACGTCGCCCAGGAAGGGAAACTCGCTCTGCATTTTGTTCAGCTCGGACAGCAGGTAGGCGCCCACATCGGCGGCGTTCTGCATCAGGCTCTCGCCGCAGCCAGGGTGCTTGACGACGCCCTCAATCAGGTCGAGGGTGGCGTGGGCCGCCGCCGCCGCCACCGGATTGCCACCGTAGGTGGAACCGTGAGAGCCGACAGGCCAGGTCATGACCGATTCCTTCGCCAGCAGCGCGGAAATGGGCATCCCCGAGGCGATTCCCTTGGCCACCGTGATCATGTCCGGCTGAACCTCGCCGTATTGCTCGAACTGCTGGAACGAGAACATCTTGCCGGTGCGGCCCATGCCAGCCTGAACCTCATCGTAGATCAGCATGATGCCGTGCTCGTCGCACAGTTGGCGCAGCCCCGGTAGGAAGTCGGCGGGGGGCACGATGTAGCCGCCCTCGCCCTGCATGGGTTCCACGATGATGGCGGCCACCTCGTCCGCGGGGATAACGCCCACGAACAGCTCGCGGATGTGGTTCAGGACAGCCTGACCGCAGGCTTCAGGGGTGGACCCCAGCGGTGGGCGGAACGGGTTGGGGTACGGCACATGCGACACGGCGGGCAGCAGCGGGCCAAAGCCACGCTTGTACTTGGTCTTGCTGCCCGTCAGCGTGATCGCGCCGTAGGTGCGCCCGTGAAAGCTGCCCATCGTGGAGATGATGTGGCTGCGCCCAGTATGGTTGCGCGCCAGCTTGACGGCGGCCTCCACAGCTTCCGCACCGGAGTTGCCGAAAAACACGCGCCACTTCTCCGTGCTTCCATCCGGCAGGGAGCGCTCCACATGCTTGACCAGACGCTCGGCAAGGCTGGTGGTGACTTCCTGCGGGTAGTCGGAAAGGCAGACATGCGTGAACCTGGTGACCTGCTCCTGCACGGCCTTCACGACATGTGGGTGCGCGTGGCCGGTGGTGGACACGGCGATGCCCGCGAAGAAGTCCAGCATGGTGTTGCCGTCCGGGTCACTGAGCCAGACGCCCTCGCCGTGGTCCGGCACGAAGGGGTACGGGCGCACG
Encoded proteins:
- a CDS encoding acetyl ornithine aminotransferase family protein gives rise to the protein MTTATKSRQPILKTALPGPKTRAIMDRDAQHLSTSYVRPYPFVPDHGEGVWLSDPDGNTMLDFFAGIAVSTTGHAHPHVVKAVQEQVTRFTHVCLSDYPQEVTTSLAERLVKHVERSLPDGSTEKWRVFFGNSGAEAVEAAVKLARNHTGRSHIISTMGSFHGRTYGAITLTGSKTKYKRGFGPLLPAVSHVPYPNPFRPPLGSTPEACGQAVLNHIRELFVGVIPADEVAAIIVEPMQGEGGYIVPPADFLPGLRQLCDEHGIMLIYDEVQAGMGRTGKMFSFQQFEQYGEVQPDMITVAKGIASGMPISALLAKESVMTWPVGSHGSTYGGNPVAAAAAHATLDLIEGVVKHPGCGESLMQNAADVGAYLLSELNKMQSEFPFLGDVRGQGLFIGLEFVKPDGSPDGKLRDRASTAIFERGLLNLDCGEAVIRVSPPLILTREDAETGLDIMREALRDLAQAEAVPSA